Proteins from one Bos indicus x Bos taurus breed Angus x Brahman F1 hybrid chromosome 19, Bos_hybrid_MaternalHap_v2.0, whole genome shotgun sequence genomic window:
- the LOC113877407 gene encoding olfactory receptor 140-like: MDVLRPPSNVTEFVLLGLTQNPHLQKILFVVFLLIFLFTVLANLLIVITISFSPTLSAPMYFFLTYLAFIDASFTSVTTPKITIDLLYQRTTISWGGCLTQLFLVHFLGGTEVIVLIVMAYDRYVAICKPLHYTAIMRQGLCQLLVVVAWIGGIMHATVQILFMVNLTFCGLYVIDHFMCDFFSLLEIACGNTYKIGIVVAANSGAMCLLIFSMLLISYIVILSSLKSHGSEGRHKALSTCGAHFTVVVLYFVPCIFSYTRPVTTYSADKLVTVFFAILTPMLNPIIYTVRNIEVKNAMSSLFKRNVM, translated from the coding sequence ATGGATGTCCTCAGGCCTCCCAGCAATGTGACTGAATTTGTTCTCTTGGGACTCACACAGAATCCACACTTGCAGAAAATACTCTTCGTTGTCTTTTTGCTCATTTTCCTGTTTACTGTGTTGGCCAACCTGCTCATTGTCATTACGATCTCCTTCAGCCCCACACTTTCTGctcccatgtacttctttctAACTTATTTGGCCTTCATAGATGCCTCCTTCACTTCTGTCACCACCCCCAAAATAACCATTGACCTGTTGTACCAGAGGACAACCATCTCCTGGGGTGGCTGTTTGACTCAGCTTTTTTTAGTACACTTTCTTGGAGGAACAGAGGTGATTGTCCTCATtgtcatggcctatgaccgctacgtggccatctgTAAGCCTCTGCACTACACGGCCATCATGCGACAGGGGCTCTGCCAGCTCCTGGTGGTGGTGGCCTGGATCGGGGGTATCATGCATGCCACTGTGCAGATTCTTTTCATGGTCAACTTGACCTTCTGTGGTCTCTATGTAATTGATCACTTCATGTGTGATTTCTTCTCACTTTTGGAAATTGCCTGCGGCAACACCTACAAGATCGGAATTGTAGTGGCAGCCAACAGTGGGGCCATGTGCTTGCTCATTTTCTCCATGCTTCTCATCTCCTACATAGTCATCCTGAGCTCCCTGAAATCCCATGGCTCTGAAGGACGGCACAAAGCCCTCTCTACATGTGGTGCTCACTTTACAGTAGTGGTACTCTACTTTGTCCCTTGTATATTCAGCTACACCCGACCTGTGACTACTTACTCTGCAGACAAATTGGTAACTGTGTTCTTTGCAATCCTCACACCCATGTTGAATCCTATAATTTACACAGTGAGAAATATAGAAGTGAAAAATGCCATGAGTAGTTTGTTCAAGAGGAATGTAATGTAG